From the Streptomyces sp. NBC_00654 genome, the window CTCCGTGCTCCCCCCCGAGGACCAGCCGCTGCTGACCGCGATGGTGACGGACTGCCTCGTCGACGGAAAGCCGATAGACGGAGAGTTCCGCGTCCTGCGGCCGGACGGCGGGACGCGGACCCTGCACATGATGGGCGAACCCCTCCTGGACCCCGAGGGCTGCACCGCCTCCATGTGGGCGGTACTGCGCGACGTCAGCGAGCTGCGCCGCGGTGAGCGGACGGTCGGCCGGACCCGTGACTCGGCCCGCCGCCGCGAGCACATCGTCCGCACCGAACACCGGATGGCGGTCGAGCTGCAGGAGGCGGTCCTGCCCCCGTGGCGCGGATCCTTACGCCTCCCCCAGCAGGGACCGGGCGCACTGGACGTCGCGGCCCACTATCTGCCGTCGGAGTCGAGCAGCCTCATCGGCGGCGACTGGTACGACGCGATGGAGCTGCCCGACGGCAGGACCCTGCTCACCGTCGGCGATCTGACCGGCCACGGCATCCCGGCCACCTCCGCCATGGCGATGATGCTCGGCGCCCTGCGGGGCATGGCGGTGGCCGGGATCGATCCGGGAGCCCTGATGGGGCATCTCAACCAGGTGCTCGAATCGTCGATGCAGCCCTCGCTGGGCAGCGCGTTGTGCTGCCGGTTCGACCGCACGACCGGCATCCTCAGCTGGGCACAGGCGGGGCACCCCGCACCACTGCTGTTCCGTGGCGGAACGGGGCGTCCGCTGCCCCCGCCGGACGGGGTGCTGCTCGGAGCGGCGTCCGGGGTCACCTACGAGCAGGAGGAAGTGCGCCTGCTGCCCGGCGACGTGCTCGTTCTGCACACCGACGGACTGACCCGGCGCGGCGACCGGAGTGCGGGACCGGAAGCGCTGCTCGGCCTCGCGCCGCGGTTCGCACGGACCCGCACGGCACAGGAATGCGTACGGACCGTCGTCGAGGAGTTCGGCGGGACCGAGCGCCCGGACGACGCGTGTGTGCTGATTGCCCGCATCGGGGCATGACGGAGCGAGAGGCGGTGTGACGCCCGCCGGTGCCGGACGCCGTTGTCGGACGCCGGTGGGTGTACGAGCGATGAGTGGTGGGACACGGGAGGTCGGGACGGGTACGGGCGGAAGGGTGCGCGGCCGGTGACAGCGCGACGGGTTCGGACGGCGTCCCGGAATCGGACGCGCCGGATCAGATCCGGGAACTCCCGGCCTTCTTGGCGGCGGTCTGCGGCAGCAGGTGC encodes:
- a CDS encoding PP2C family protein-serine/threonine phosphatase → MPSPLFADRPAPQSPEHDAVDALIDRTRRLRGDVDAVRRDSAVIGEDDPQLRWQRALCDLAVIHLDGLDEHLGQLRAGPSARSAVGAAPGPDLPAPGAPAAPRPGSLVGRVGSAEWNLLTDEVSWSEELYRIFGREPGAGPLSLDELPSVLPPEDQPLLTAMVTDCLVDGKPIDGEFRVLRPDGGTRTLHMMGEPLLDPEGCTASMWAVLRDVSELRRGERTVGRTRDSARRREHIVRTEHRMAVELQEAVLPPWRGSLRLPQQGPGALDVAAHYLPSESSSLIGGDWYDAMELPDGRTLLTVGDLTGHGIPATSAMAMMLGALRGMAVAGIDPGALMGHLNQVLESSMQPSLGSALCCRFDRTTGILSWAQAGHPAPLLFRGGTGRPLPPPDGVLLGAASGVTYEQEEVRLLPGDVLVLHTDGLTRRGDRSAGPEALLGLAPRFARTRTAQECVRTVVEEFGGTERPDDACVLIARIGA